From the genome of Mycobacterium dioxanotrophicus, one region includes:
- a CDS encoding zinc-binding dehydrogenase, whose product MSEAHDTQHRTRIRAAVFDGNGGISVEDVDLAAPGPGEVRVKIAAAGVCHSDLHVTTRAWDVPAPVVLGHEGSGVVTATGAGVDDLAPGDHVVLSWVPGCGECRACLAGRPAQCSLVASVVATGGTLYDGTTRLSNERGTIHHYLGVSSYAEEVVVPRSGAVKVRKDAPLEDIAIVGCAIATGVGAVRNTAGVEPDSTVAVIGCGGVGLACVQGARLAGAARIVAVDVVAEKLDLARKLGATDVVDASATDDVVAALRDVVADGYDYVFDAIGKIVTVEQSIAALGLGGAAVIVGLPPQGERASFDPLALAEADQRILGSNYGSAVPERDIPALVDEVMAGNLDLASMISGRRPLDEAAAALDDLAAGHALRQLLIPSA is encoded by the coding sequence GTGTCCGAAGCTCACGACACCCAGCACAGGACACGCATCAGAGCTGCGGTCTTCGACGGGAACGGCGGCATCTCCGTTGAAGACGTCGACCTCGCCGCGCCCGGCCCCGGCGAAGTCCGCGTCAAGATCGCGGCCGCCGGTGTCTGCCACTCCGATCTGCACGTCACCACCCGCGCCTGGGACGTCCCCGCACCGGTGGTGCTCGGGCACGAAGGCTCAGGAGTGGTCACGGCCACCGGCGCGGGCGTCGACGATCTCGCGCCGGGCGACCACGTCGTGCTCAGCTGGGTGCCCGGCTGCGGCGAGTGCCGGGCCTGCCTGGCGGGGCGGCCCGCACAGTGCTCCCTGGTCGCGTCCGTCGTCGCCACCGGCGGAACGCTGTACGACGGCACCACCCGGTTGTCCAACGAACGCGGCACCATCCACCACTACCTCGGCGTCTCGTCCTACGCGGAAGAGGTCGTGGTCCCGCGCAGCGGTGCCGTCAAGGTGCGCAAGGATGCACCACTGGAAGACATCGCGATCGTCGGCTGCGCGATCGCCACCGGCGTCGGTGCCGTCCGCAATACCGCTGGGGTAGAACCTGATTCGACAGTGGCCGTGATCGGTTGCGGCGGTGTGGGCCTGGCCTGCGTCCAGGGCGCCCGGCTGGCCGGCGCCGCACGCATCGTCGCAGTGGACGTCGTCGCCGAAAAGCTCGACCTGGCACGCAAACTCGGCGCCACCGATGTCGTCGACGCGTCCGCCACCGATGACGTGGTGGCCGCGCTGCGGGACGTGGTCGCCGACGGGTATGACTACGTGTTCGACGCGATCGGCAAGATCGTCACGGTCGAACAGTCCATCGCCGCACTGGGTCTCGGCGGCGCAGCGGTGATCGTCGGACTGCCGCCGCAGGGCGAACGGGCCAGCTTCGACCCGCTGGCCCTGGCCGAAGCCGATCAACGCATCCTGGGATCCAACTACGGCTCGGCGGTGCCCGAGCGCGACATCCCCGCTCTCGTCGACGAGGTGATGGCGGGCAACCTGGACCTCGCCTCGATGATCTCGGGCCGTCGTCCGCTCGATGAAGCCGCGGCCGCACTCGACGATCTCGCCGCCGGGCATGCGCTGCGTCAACTCCTCATCCCCTCAGCCTGA
- a CDS encoding helix-turn-helix domain-containing protein, whose protein sequence is MADGEDTGMGRAGARLREFRTQRRLSLTEVAARAEVTKGFLSLAERGMTNVSVPVLMRICDAVGIGIGDLFEYPTAPIVRSGAGAPLEMGGHDVREELLTPKSERHVQVMHTVMRPGGGSGGAYRLDATTIFVYVLKGALSITVDGQTTLLDTGDSMTFGATQLHDWHNPTDGEAEVLWTIAPPVGAEDFSAALRGS, encoded by the coding sequence GTGGCGGACGGTGAGGACACCGGAATGGGCCGCGCGGGGGCGCGGTTACGGGAATTCCGCACCCAGCGCAGGTTGAGCCTCACCGAGGTGGCCGCCCGGGCCGAGGTGACGAAGGGCTTTCTCAGCCTGGCCGAGCGGGGCATGACCAACGTGTCGGTGCCCGTCCTGATGCGGATCTGCGACGCGGTCGGGATCGGCATCGGCGATCTCTTCGAGTACCCCACCGCGCCGATCGTCCGCAGCGGCGCGGGGGCGCCGTTGGAGATGGGTGGCCACGACGTCCGCGAAGAGCTGCTCACCCCGAAATCCGAGCGGCACGTCCAGGTGATGCACACCGTCATGCGTCCCGGCGGCGGCTCGGGCGGTGCCTACCGGCTCGATGCCACAACGATTTTCGTGTACGTGCTCAAGGGCGCGCTGAGCATCACCGTCGACGGGCAGACCACGTTGTTGGACACCGGCGACAGCATGACGTTCGGGGCGACCCAGTTGCACGACTGGCACAACCCCACCGATGGCGAGGCCGAGGTGCTGTGGACCATCGCGCCGCCGGTGGGCGCCGAGGACTTCAGCGCCGCGCTGCGCGGGAGCTGA